Genomic window (Capricornis sumatraensis isolate serow.1 chromosome 1, serow.2, whole genome shotgun sequence):
ACGGCTTCTGAGATGGCACAGCTCTTGCACACACCCAGCGGGCCCTCCCCCCACTCCAGGGGCACCCCACCGCTCCTGCTGGGATGTCAGCCTCCCAATGTGGGGTTGGGGGTCCTGGCGGGCAAGAATCCGGAAAGAGCCCGGAGTCTAAACAGCTGCTGGCACAGAAGCCGCCTTCACCACCCGATTTGCTAACAGGAGTAAAGAGGCAAAAGACGTCGGGATAGGCCAGCCCCCCGCCCCGGGAGAGCCCACTGCCTCCACGTCCCTGCTCCGGGGGGTCCCTGAGCGCTGGGAAAGGACCTGACTTCTTACCGCCTCCAAGACGGCGCGGGCGGCCTCCCGGTGCGGGAAGACCCCGGAGCTGGGCAGGTCGGGCACCACCGGGTGCAGGGCGGGCTCCGGTGCGGGCCCCACGCGCTCGCCGCCCAGCTGCTGCCAGCCCCGGCCGTCCCGCCGCTCCCAGGGGCGCTGCCACAGCTGGCAGAGCGGGTCCCGGGAGAACTCGGCCAAGAGCGGGCGCGGAGCCTCGGGGCAGGCGTCCAGCAGCGCCAGCAGCGCTTGCCGGGTGTCGGGGCTGTCGCGGGGGTCACGGAGCAGGAAGCCGTGCTGCAGGGCCCCGGCGCCGCCGTCCGGGCAATAGCCCAGCAGCCGGCGCAGCTCGCACCTCTGGAAGGGGCCGCGCCGCAGCTGCTGCCGCAGGTGCTGATGAAGCCGGGCCGCGCGCACCCGGGCCCCCACGCCCCCGGTCCCCGGCACGCTCAGCGAGTAGCTGCGGCCCGGGGGGCCCAGGAGCGCGGCCACGCGGGGGTCGGGGCGCGCGCCCGGGGCCTGCTCGCCCACCGCAAAGTGCGCCAGAGTGCAGCCCGGCAGCTCCAGCGCGAAGCAGCGCGGCGGATCCATGGCCCGAGCGCAGGCCCCGCGCCGCCGGCCCGAGAGGCGCGCGAGCAGCCGCCGCGCGCGCGGGTGGCGGCCGAAGGTCATGGGCGCCTCCCGGTGCCGCCCCGCACGCTGGGGAAACGAAACCTGGGAACCGGCGGGCTGCACCCCGCGGGAAGCGAAAAcgaagcggcggcggcggcgggaagTGGGCGGGGCCTGGGTTGGGGCGACCTCTCCGGCTTCGCCTCCGCCTCCGCCTCCGCCCGACCGCGAGGTCGCGCCGCGAGCAGGCCGCCTCCAGGAGGGGCCGGAGGGGCAACCGCAGAGGCCGGGGCCCCGGGCCGCCTCCGATGGGGACCCACGATGGGAGGCTGGCCCGTGGCCCCAGGCCCCCGGTTGAATAATTAATCCTGTGTTGCTTATGCCCGGGTACGGAGCGCGCGTGGTTGCGCGCGCGTGTGTCTTTTCATCGGGGTCCACCCTGCGCTCCGCGCCCCGCGCCACCACCCTCACCGGCTCTTCCCCGCCCGGCTGCAGCGCCGACGCTTCCCCGGGGCTCGCCCCGCAGACCCGGCGCGGCGCTCCGACCGCCTTCCCCGCGGCCGCGCTCAGACTCCGGTGCTGTGAGCCGCTGAGCGCTTTCCGTCCGCTTTACAGATGCTTTTCCCTGTTTTAAGATTATCTCCCTCCTTTAGTTGCCTCTCAGACTGAGAAGGGTCCCCAGGTTGGCCCCTCCAAGTGGCCTTACAGACGCCCAAGTCTTGCACGCAGCTCCAATGAGACAGCAGTGAGGTGGCCTGACAGCGCCTTCATCAGCCAGCACTGGCTTTCCATAGAAAAGCAGCAATTACAAGATTATTTGGATGTTTTCGTTTGTTTGTACTCCTTCTCtcgtatcttttaaaataattgctaaGCAGACGCCAGAATTAGAAACAAAGATGGAAAACGGtagataaacagaaaacaaataattacGATTTAATCCGTGTGCATTTAGAGTGGGATTAGGTCTAATTCTAAGCTCAAACCCCTTTTTAATAAGTATGAGCTATTTCATGTGAAGTATGCCTAATAGGGAAGGAATAATTCTGAGATTAAGATGTTTTTAGTTCTGTATGAACAATTTGACGTTTGGACATCGATGGAGCAGGTTGTCAAGAGTGTGGAGTACAAagttctttctgttcttcagGACTGTAGTGCATCCTCCAGAGAACCTCTCTTCTACCTCTTTTTCCATGACCACCCCCATCGTATCTGCTCTTCATTCAGGTTTTCCTCTCCACTTTCCTACCAGGAGACTGTGACCTCGGTGACCCTGTAGTATCTGGGGTCAGTCAGCGGTAACCTTGTGTTGAAGACTGGAGACACAGTGTCTTCActgataaaggggaaaaaaatctgtcgTATTGTTTAGCTCAATTTCAAGTACCTAGGACAGAGAATGATGGCTCCAGCTTGGGTGGATATTTGAATAAACTTTCCTGCAGTGACCTATCCTGTGACTGTGGGGGAGAGAAGCTGGGAGCTGGGAAGACACCTCAGAGGGCTTTGAATAAACcaatatgctcagtcacttcagtcctgttggATCTTGCAGCCCTATgcaccgtagcccaccaggctctgtccatgggattctctctctctcaatctctctgtccatgggattctctgggtgggaatactggagtgggttgccatttcctactccagaataAACGAATAGCGTGGCCTTACTCATTTAGTCAGATGATTTTATGGCTTCTTCTGTGATTTCAAGATCTTTAGACCATGAattttttgcaccttgttt
Coding sequences:
- the CMPK2 gene encoding UMP-CMP kinase 2, mitochondrial yields the protein MGVVMEKEHRSLSAAAGKAVGAPRRVCGASPGEASALQPGGEEPVRVVARGAERRVDPDEKTHARATTRAPYPGISNTGLIIQPGAWGHGPASHRGSPSEAARGPGLCGCPSGPSWRRPARGATSRSGGGGGGGEAGEVAPTQAPPTSRRRRRFVFASRGVQPAGSQVSFPQRAGRHREAPMTFGRHPRARRLLARLSGRRRGACARAMDPPRCFALELPGCTLAHFAVGEQAPGARPDPRVAALLGPPGRSYSLSVPGTGGVGARVRAARLHQHLRQQLRRGPFQRCELRRLLGYCPDGGAGALQHGFLLRDPRDSPDTRQALLALLDACPEAPRPLLAEFSRDPLCQLWQRPWERRDGRGWQQLGGERVGPAPEPALHPVVPDLPSSGVFPHREAARAVLEACTSFIPEARDVLDLVDQCPEQVQKGRFPIVVIEGLDATGKTTVTQSVSDSLKAVLLKSPPSCISQWRKIFDDEPTIIRRAFYSLGNYIVASEIAKESTKSPVIVDRYWHSTATYAIATEVSGGLQHLPPIHHPIYQWPRDLLKPDLVLLLTVSPEERMQRIEGRGLEKTREEAELETNSIFRQKVEVCYQRMENPGCHVVDASPSREKVLQMVLSVIQNNCN